The genomic region tcttcccttctccatagggtgagtatgtcacgaacccacccccattttctccagtaatcacggtagttgattggttggtgtgctcctgtcatgctgtcttcggagtcagaggaacttggtcgattcgtagaggccatcttacgcgatctcaggaaagatttttggtatgaatagtttagtgacagcaattgatagttggatggtattcttaatgcataatttgcatagatatatatagtaccagtatcccttaaattaaggagaaatttacgagagatatcaggcaaggtctacagtgactgatatgctaagatatgaattgtcagatacgctaagatatgaatttttgtctatacactattcatgcaatcaatgcagtaagatgtgtctagtctAGGAATGGTAAGCaggtgatttcctaaggatgataaacagatgattttcgacaaaaatattaagcaaaacttttgacatgcagacacggtcgaagtccagactttctaatgcatcctaacgactatcagttagacacactaatgcaagacctggttcgctaagaccaccgctctgataccaactgaagcgacccgtcctaatccatccggacgaagtccatatcgattataaacgattcaaaacagttgattacatcgcgaggtatttgacctctatatgatacattttacaaacattgcattcgtttttgaaaagacaatctttcattacatcgaaagttgacaacatgcataccatttcgtaatatatcttactataatagacttaataataatcttgatgaactcaacgactcgaatgcaacgtcttttgaaatatgtcatgaatgactccaagtaatatctctaagatgagcaaatgcacagcggaagatttctttcgtatctgagaataaacatgctttaaagtgtcaaccaaaaggttggtgagttcattagtttaacataaataatcatttcataatttttaatagaccacaagatttcatacttccatttctcataatcatatgtcccatgcatggagacaaaaatatcattcatatggattgaacacctggtaaccgacattcacaatatgcatataagaatatccccatcattccgggatcctccttcggacatgatataaatttcgaagtactaaagcatccggtactttggatggggcttgttgggcccgatagatctatctttaggattcgcgtcaattagggtgtctgtttcctaattcttagattaccagactaaaaaggggtatattcagtttcgataattcaaccatataatgtcgtttcaattacttgtgtctatttcgtaaaacagttataaaaacagcgcatgtattctcagtcccaaaaatatatattgcaaaagcatttaaaaagggattaatgaaactcacgcttataaatattgtaaaatagttattaaaacattgcatgtattctcagcccaaaaatatatatataaagggaataatgaaactcacgcatataattattgtaaaatagttaataaagcatttgcatgtattctcagccccaaaaatgtaaagagtaaaagggaagcaaatgaaactcacctaatgtattttgtagtaaaaatacatataacgacattaaacaactgaacaatgcagggttggccttcgattcacgaacctatattattcatatatatatattaaaacatatacttgtaatcgaacaattatatattattattaatgatattctttttatattagtaacttatattcatttaaaaaaatattaactatgttatatgtaatatatatatatatatatatatatatatatatatatatatatatatatatatatatatatatatatcattttgcttgataaaaatagtaatcataataatattaaattaatgataataatacttttaattagatttaataatgatgttgaaaataataatttttgataatatcaTTAGTCACTTGGTTAACAGTAACAGTGATAATAGTAAaaatgttaattaataataataataatgttaagattGATGGATTTTTAAAAATGACAATGATAATctctactaataatgatatttttactaacaatatcaattattaatgaaaattttgatagtagtaataatcttaatgaaaatattaataataataataataataataataataataataataataataataataataataataatactgaaaataatattagttataactaAAAATTCTAATATCAGTGAATATATTGATAATAgtcttaataatattactaatgttgatcataataataataataataataataataataataataataataataataatattaatattaataaataagaaAATAATAATCATCATGATAAatctatttctaataataataaaaatcaaataatgataataatataaagaaAAGGTAACTACCTTTCAAGAAAAATCGGCTAAAAAAAATACTGCACCCCATAGacttgaacccccgacctctcgaaacccgacaataCCTCACaccagctgggctgttgccctTTATTCGAAATTATACCAAACACATTTCTAATTAACCTGTATTATTGTATCCTCCTTCTTCTTCATCAGAACATCATCGACCAAAAATCAAAATTCAATAATAACCACAATTTAACTAACTAACTTTGGTTCTCCAATGGAAATAATTGGTAACGAATGAATCGGTTTAATCAAAACAGAATAGAAAGAATTTGAGCAGCAGcagaaaataattaaaaaaaaacgttCGAACCCGTTTTGAAACTCAATATCAATTTTGAATACAGAGGCCGTAAGAGACCACGATTACATCATGAAAAAGATTTCAATTCATTATTAGAAATTATCAGGAACGTTAATTTAACTTGAGACGTAAAAATGAACTCAAATTTCCCAtgaacaaattcattgactttTTATTtgcaaactttgacctcaaaattctcaCTCGTTTTAATGAATTGAAAGTTGAGGTTTTGAAGAAATATCGAGTAAAACATTCCTAACGATTCTGCATTAATACTCTTTGAAATTGGTTTCGAATTCGAATTATGGTTAAAAGGATATGTACACAGAGTATCGAGTCTGTTTcttcatcagtttctgttttccttCTCTCATTGCACTAGATGAATTATAGTGATTGATTTATTGTTTGTTTCTGAAAGATTGAGATAGTAAACAAAGGACGATCGATTGTTTTGTAGTGAGGAATGAGTCGACAGTGGGTATTAAAGAAATCAgaagcaaaataaataaataaaaaaatactggAAAGCAGATAATGACCTGAAACAGAATCGTACTAATTTACTGTAATTGATTTCAATCCAGCAGATAATTTAAAAAGGCAGATACTGATTTGTAACAGAAATTGTTTTACTCTATAATatgatatttagtattattaaatataattatattaataaaaatactaataataataataagagaattaatagttaatgaccaaagtaataataatattaatttgaaataaagataataaaattaatacaattaatatttaataatgatattaataataattataatataattattaatcatgataaaaaaaatataatgatacactaataataataaaataaatcacctttcatagttatatatattaagaataataatatcaatatactaatattattattaatattaaggttaataatactaatgagAGTATCAATAATAACAACCTATATTAtcacttgtaattaagtttaatatattaatattaaaccatccaggcatagcttggatggccaccaacactttcaatgaaggtgaggtcacgggttcgattcccttcaaggcacTTCAAACGCTTGGGGCGAACTTAAGAGACCAATAGCCTGAGGATGctttacctggtagcggtggagggttggcttgccgtttacccggggtttacccgcTGCGGGGGGCCAATGTGCCCGTTCGTAgtaggggttcctcgtaaaaaaaaaaaaatattaatattacatattatttatttatgtatcaaataataacatataatatttataccttatagatatatcataataattatttatagaattcatacacaTTTAAATATAGCTTTATTTTTATAATcaatttattatcttgtattattattttacatacttaatcttaatgatctattatattttattattttaatttattatacatacatatatatacatatatttttattttaataacaacataatataatacttcaaattgtatttcaaattattatttatatatccatacacacatatccatttacaattaatggttcgtgaatcgtcgggaatagtcaaaggttaaaatgtatccatataaatagttcaaaggtcaaatgtatatatgaacatagttctaagtttttgagactttaacattacagactttgcttatcgtgttagaaatatataaagattaagtttaaaatttggtcggaaattcccgggtcatcacacatagtatagcaaacatttttcgtataattgacaagtaagacagaatcaaaccatgcctattgtcgcgccgcgacaaaggctggccgcgccgcggcgaacaacgggtgctggtacctggtcagtctcaattgtctaagtcccaaacccaaaattcaaacaaccacaaaacacaaaccgtaaacacttagaactcgtatcttatatcgttagaaaggtaatttgacaaagatcacaactaaatacatttcaccaaccaaaagcatcaattacaataaccgaaatttcttaagtgatcaataaaggtttattttcaaagtttcaagttcatcaaatgcattttaagtttcgggaatccaattcacacatatgatatgccgttttgaaggtaatgacacatacattacaactaaacacttactaataacatttcatggcattcgaaacatcaaaagctcgttttaagtctatcaaaccctaaccaaaatccacaaaaatcaatattcatgtttttgaagttttcttaatcaacctacgcatcaaaacgaagctagtgatactagtaacacaattaaagcatgaactttagtatttaaacaacatttaatcttccaaaatgcaagattaagcaaacccatttcaaatgttcaaactagttactcaaaacaacaaatcaagcaaacaaattatatattcatgttatacacgagccatagacactaactaacaccatttcaagtatataaaacgaatttagagaaaatctagtgtttttagaaaccttaccccaagtagtgaaatttgtaccaaatcgaagaggatgaagagaggatcacgaatatgttgtcggatttgttgtgagcttcctagatgtgaaatggatgatgaatttgtgtttatgGGTGTGAGAGCACAAAAGTGGGAATAAGAAAAAgagaggaggtgatgaatgaatgagatGAGTGGTGTTGGAGGTGACTAGTTAtcaaaatttggccaagtgccaagattagtccctcaagtttcaaagcgggtgcgggaattaaccaaacgaatatttaaaaaaaaacgctcgagtaaacgagtgatgttataattaaataacggaattattatgaacgttagtcaacgaaaggtacgaatttagataacggaaaatattatctaaaaaaaaaaaaagacgggcgttaaaataatttaacgaaaaaatgcgggatgttacatgagatataggtttaaagctagcagcgttataaatatagaccacaagatttcatatacataaacgttttaataaaaatattctaagtggttgagcacttgataaccatacttaacatttaatcaacgtcgcatatttcctttattatgaaatctcacttcactgtaccaagtgtagtcaccgaaacgaagtactgtgcaaccgttgaatactggtcgtccagtccggttggggttgtcaggcccgatagatctatcaacaggattcgcgtttacaataccacatgtaaatagtagttaccaagctacaggaaagtatgccagtggtacaactcaacgtagaatatattttttatcacttgtgtccataacgtaaatcataaaatgcatgtattctcatcccgaaatatttagagtttaaaagtgggactatatactcacttttgccttgaagatatataacacgacctggtctccgatagatatcacgaacctaaccatatataatatatcaacatattttctttttaaataatagttacatgtatacttataatacttttaatatctaatagtccgtagttagcagtccgatgttagtagtccacaattagttgttcaataaaataaataaagaccccatcgtattcgtattgatcggaattaatctcgacccatggtaccgtgttgtcaaatgacgtgttgcgtacataaagtaccgtgttgtcaaatgacgtgttgcgtacaatcatgaggtcttataattaatcctctcgtgttgtttacgggtggtcctgaaatatataaaatcaaatcataagtaaatatatataaaatatcatattaattagcaaagatatgattagtttagttttactccaattaatttcgtagctaaactagcttcggatacccaattttgttttagccgtagtttcttcaatacaactccgtttttgttggttcaacttgccacttccttggatcgagccattatttatgaatatgaacagtaaataccttagtttgtattcgaaatcacaggttataggtcaaactttggtgaatcttatgaaagtgatcatttccgtcgtaaaagcaacatctagatgatcatttttacaaaaatacttacactttgagttacaccatgggatttttatatattaacatattcataagaaatatcatttttccagaatataaacttccaattcaaagtttaagatggtttttaattatccaacccaaaacagcccccggttgcactccgacgacgtaaattcagttttaaggtgttctttgtaaaatcaagttgtatcttgttaagttagcatatcattatgatatgttacaggtcttgaagtgttttaaaagtcaagttagaaggatctatttagtttgcgaacaagtttgaaatcattcaaactatgttcttgttgttataatttgtaactcaaaataagatagctatatgaatatgaatcgaataagattatgaataaggttactacctcaagttacttggataaagctactggaaaggaagtataactcttgatcctaaagagtggtgaagttggattgaaagattggaagtaatattgcaacttcttgattctaggttgtttttatgatgattaaagcttgtaattgaagctaaatgatggggaaaatgcttggagatgatcaagtatgaagttaggagtgttttgagagagaaatgggagtgtaagtatgagaaaatggaatgaagaaatggtgctcatgcataaaaacgtttttagtttataaagaaagaaaatattcctaattttgttttcttgctaaataattcatgctacttgacaaatggttggttccacatgttccttaatcatttaaggctgctaaggatgataattgatgtgtatataccaatagtatatacatctagaagttgcgtacaatacggttacatataccctaggtatacgtgtagaaatcttgaggaaacggaacgagaattcaaatatagctatcttttgtaaatatacttatattgttttatgtatataagccctttaaaagtgattaaatacatatttataggatacttgtataagcattataagttataggtatatatgtcaaagaacgttacatatagttatcgttttgaaaacttaagttagtagtctcaaagtatacttataactcattgttattagtacacaatgatatgttaaaccatccttagatcatgttaaatatgtataaatacgtatatgtacacaatcgtataattatcgtatgttatatagttcgtgatatcatcggtcaaattggacggtcaaacgttgtgtaaaactcttttcaaaaacacaagactcaacaatttggattgcttatcatgttggtaatgtttaatttatgtaaatattaatctcatatgtataaaacgatcgaaaaaaattcgggtcgttacaatcTCTTTGCCTTTCTTCATGTTTAACCATTCATTACAGGTAGATATTCTTcacgaataaaaaaaaaatatatatatatataccaaccaATTTATCTTACATCATTACATCGATCTGCCAAACTTTTCAACATCGGGAGAAGGTTCCAGTATCACCTAATCATATGATAAACGCGTGTACCAAAGAGTAACTGCAGGAGATTGAAAGAAACTTTCACCCAATCATATAACGTCTTATCATTTAGATTGACATTGCCATTGCTACTATTATTATTGATGAAGTTTGAAATCGACATAACCAGGTGCATAACAAAAAAACACTCACAGCGGAACTCCTAATTGAATGAAAAAATGAATCAAGTGTACACCAAGTACCAAGTCTCTCTAATATCTCAATCAATACTATTAGCACTTTACTATCATCATATGTTACAATATGTTGTAACTTTTACTAAACACTATATTCAGTGTGTGTAGAAAATACACATGTATGTATGCATGCAGGTATCCTTCATTCATCTCCTGCAATGAAATTTGGAACTTCACCCTGACAAAGGTATTCATCACATACTGATGCTGTACCCCAGCCTCTGCGTAACCGAAGAATGTCTTCAGTGAAAGTTGATCCTGGAGCTCCAATGAACACTCCAGACAAAGCAGATATAGTCTTATCAAGCATAGCCTCCACCTTCAACATCAACACACAGATAACTTCACTATAAGAAATGGACATTTCGGCCAAAATGTAGCTTTCACTATATATTAACAAAAGATATTTAGAAACTttctattaattttttttttttttttttttttttgtattcatAGTCCCTCTCGGTCAAATATTACTCCCCAAGGATGCACAGAACAAAAAAGTACGACAATAACGGAACCACACATGATTGTATTTCTTATCCAAATTGCTCCAATCACTATTAACTCCCCCAACCCAAACAAGAAAATAGACACTCCTTTGGTCCTAAAAGGAAGCATTATTTTCCTTTGGGGATTAGGGTTGTCCAAAGAAATGCAACATATCCAAATTTACTTCCAGCCAATTGGAAACCATTAGTTGGAATTAGtaacttcaactttgattcaaaagtcaTCTTTATCTATCTATATAAAGAAGCATTTCACACAAATGATCAATTCAAACAATTTGCAAGTCAAATATTGCATTTCATGTGGGACGCATGGAACACTTACTTGCTCACACTCAAGAACAGAACAAAACAAGAATATCAATAGAAACAACCATAGAACCAAACACAATACATAAAAAACCATCACTAAGAGCCCAGTGGTTGGGGTCCTAAGATCCTTGCATGCAAGAGATCTCAGGTTCAAATCTTTTGGTGACCAGAAAAGGTTTTGGAAACGGTCATCGATTAATCCGGTTAGTCCGCGTACACCCAAACAGTAAAACTTTACCACTTTCTTCTAGTAACTGAGTCAGTATCATTTTACTTGAGTTTATAGAGGACTCAACCTTTTTAATAAACTATCTTATCCTGGAAGACATACGTAGACTTCTTTCACTGAGCTTTCACAAAGATATTAAAACAAAGCAGTGATACTCTTATGAACTTTAAACTATTCTTAGTCACAAAATATTGTAGGTACATGATTGAAAATGTTATACTGTAAAAATATATGTACTGTGCTACCATAAAGTGTATTAAACTGCTTTGTTAGGTGGTAGATAGCTATGCGCAAGTAGACAACTCAACATAAACGCACAACAATATATTCAAGTGATCAGAGCAGGTTTCAAAAGTCAAAACACTGAATGCATAAATAAACATATCTAGCTCCGCTCAGCATTCAGCAGCCAATGACACATGAAAGACTACTTAGAACTAAGACAACTGCTAATCCACTATATTTACTACAGAAACATACTGTTATAAAAAAGCACGAGGGTTGATAAACGCACCTGGGTATCTCCATCGAGTTTTTTTCTATATAATAAAGCATCCCACTTTTCAGCTGAATTCCGAGCTGGCCGTGTGATGAGTGGCACCGTCTTCCCATTCAGTGTAACTAGTGACTGCAACAAACCAGTTTCACTCTCCGCAGCATCCGTAGACAGATAGATTACTGGCATATTTGCTCTTTCCACAAGACGACTAATACATTCTGCAGCTTGAGGAATTGGGAAAAAACAACTTGGATTCTTGGCATTGCTGGATATAACATTTGAGAGAGGTTATACAGCGATCATCTTTATTCTTCAATTAACACCAATTACCTTTTAGATTCTTATCCTCAAGTTTCAATAAGGTTTAAGGGATAATGATACATAGAAGTATTAAAATTCGATACAGTGATCTTCCACATGGGTGTAATTGTGATTCTACTAACTAGATGTATAGTGTACTCTGTGTGTGTGCAGGATATGTATAGTTGGGTTCATTTGTGACAGTAAGATTAACTGCGGCAAACAAAGACAAGCCGATAAATCTTGTTAGGTATTTCTGAAAGAAAAGCATCCATTCAGGGCCTCTAGTAGGATGATATTTGGTTTGCCTTTACAAAATTAGAACcaagaaataattttttttttttttttaatgaatgcATTGTTTTCCTAAAACATGGAGCATGATTTTCAATAAAAATGTCCTCTGGTATCATGTTTACTAATCCAGTGATGCACCACTAATATTTCACTATTTATACTTACAGCTGGACTATGCATAGCTATTGTAGAAGGTGTTTCACTATGGGATGTCACCCACACACTTTAGGGTGACAAACGGTGACTTGTTCATTTAGGGCTACACAGATAACTCTCATTTAATAATTACTGGCTCCGGCTAAATTTTTCAATTCAACACGGCCAATGATCAATTCATTAACGAAACAGGAATCAGCAAGTTCAAGCAGCTAATGTTTAGATGCAAGATAGTCAGACACAAAATACACTGCAGAAAGAAGATACATACCAAAACTTTAAGAAGCCATGGCGTCGAAAGTGAAGCGCCACAAATTTCTCTCCTAAGAAAGTTTGTATGAAACGCTGAGCGGTTAGCAAGATTACACGACTTGGTTCGATCAAGGTCTGACATTTATGAGCAATGGGACCACCTGGCTGCATCACCCACTCTTTCTCCACGTCAGCAAAGAAGACATCTCCAATTGCAAGCACATCATCATTGgatgagaacttttcatttacctCATGTATGGTTCTGTCAGTTGGTTTCTTCACATCCTCAGTCCATACAGTCTTAAGTTCACTCATAGATACACCTATAGCCttcaacttcttaacatgatcatcatCAACATAACAAGGCTGTGGCAATGAGAAATAACATAAAACTTTGTCTACGTGCATATGATTTTTTTTCCGTTCAGCAAACTCTTCAAACGTGACCACAACTTCAGTGCCTACGCACTTGTTAATGTGATCGATATCTAACACTCGGCTAAACTCGTAATCAACCTTAGCACTAGGAATAACCAAAACACGATTAAGTACAGCAGCAAAGAACATGTGTTTCTCTAAACAGATCAAGTGGTTAGACATTTGTCCGGACGTGCAAATGGCAAACAGATACTTATTTTTGTTAGGCTTCCAGTCGA from Rutidosis leptorrhynchoides isolate AG116_Rl617_1_P2 chromosome 9, CSIRO_AGI_Rlap_v1, whole genome shotgun sequence harbors:
- the LOC139866315 gene encoding O-fucosyltransferase 36-like; its protein translation is MDRESFSDDEEDRRHLIHQNDTTSTTFQIDQHHLKTPNSSPPPNNFLFFFLNKRYVIAITLPLIIILIFFTADFKSLFRTNLPSDSITDAGSNAMRESELRALYLLKQQQSRLVDLWNRTSSLNSTSTDSIQHLTSLLIDQISLNSKIQQALLSSHHLLDSQQQQQLFNVTDVTHITACSKVDQKLSGRRTIDWKPNKNKYLFAICTSGQMSNHLICLEKHMFFAAVLNRVLVIPSAKVDYEFSRVLDIDHINKCVGTEVVVTFEEFAERKKNHMHVDKVLCYFSLPQPCYVDDDHVKKLKAIGVSMSELKTVWTEDVKKPTDRTIHEVNEKFSSNDDVLAIGDVFFADVEKEWVMQPGGPIAHKCQTLIEPSRVILLTAQRFIQTFLGEKFVALHFRRHGFLKFCNAKNPSCFFPIPQAAECISRLVERANMPVIYLSTDAAESETGLLQSLVTLNGKTVPLITRPARNSAEKWDALLYRKKLDGDTQVEAMLDKTISALSGVFIGAPGSTFTEDILRLRRGWGTASVCDEYLCQGEVPNFIAGDE